From a region of the Syngnathoides biaculeatus isolate LvHL_M chromosome 2, ASM1980259v1, whole genome shotgun sequence genome:
- the LOC133495980 gene encoding uncharacterized protein LOC133495980: MSHSSTLVLLIEPVCTDLRPFSDQPFSGRVMIFFQGIVLCFFVSDLHSSAVHALEMCQTAWFDDGDVSEDGDSELLTDLRRKHGTRICSDPVDMETQTVAGIKSEHTTNIFHTHSPSEGLLCLNREQFGSLCVDYKVKFTCSGQFCSECQTGWFDMDDPEGHGDFELLSDLRQKYPGKICHQPVAIQVQTVSAESASSTPETFLRLDAAYGFACVNADQTDKSCEDYKVRFTCPKEFCQKSQECRTQWLDSDDPSDEGDVESLYRLLKTYPGQVCRNPIRIEARTTNGLSSELTGDVFLSNDVTFGFACINENQPTNQQCADYEVMMTCPSDFCHMTGCRTRWFDLDDPTSDGDYETLVELQRVNAAEVCPQPVAVEAMTTSGIPAHETGDVFQMYDATHGFACVNREQPSEKQCQDYQVRLTCPPAFCSI, translated from the exons TCAGCGGAAGAGTCATGATTTTCTTTCAG ggcattgttttgtgtttttttgtctcaG ACCTGCACTCGTCTGCCGTCCATGCACTTGAAA TGTGTCAGACTGCCTGGTTTGATGATGGAGATGTTTCAGAAGACGGTGACTCTGAGCTCTTGACTGACTTGAGAAGGAAACATGGGACCAGGATCTGTTCGGATCCAGTAGACATGGAGACCCAGACCGTTGCCGGGATCAAGTCTGAGCACACGACGAACATCTTCCACAC gCACAGTCCGTCGGAGGGCCTTTTGTGCCTCAACAGAGAGCAATTCGGGAGCTTGTGTGTCGATTACAAGGTCAAGTTCACCTGTTCCGGACAGTTTTGTTCTG AGTGCCAGACGGGCTGGTTTGACATGGATGACCCGGAAGGGCATGGAGACTTTGAGCTCCTCAGTGACCTCCGCCAGAAGTACCCCGGAAAGATCTGTCATCAGCCAGTAGCCATCCAAGTCCAGACCGTTTCTGCCGAGTCTGCCTCCAGTACGCCGGAGACATTTTTAAG GTTAGACGCTGCCTACGGATTTGCTTGTGTGAATGCAGATCAAACTGACAAGAGCTGTGAAGACTACAAGGTCAGGTTCACGTGTCCCAAAGAGTTTTGTCAAA AGTCACAGGAGTGTCGCACACAATGGCTGGATAGTGATGACCCATCAGATGAGGGTGACGTGGAGTCCTTGTATCGGCTCCTGAAGACTTACCCTGGACAGGTCTGCAGAAATCCAATCCGGATAGAGGCCAGGACGACAAACGGATTGTCTTCCGAACTCACTGGAGACGTCTTCCTCTC CAATGATGTGACCTTTGGCTTTGCATGCATCAATGAGAATCAGCCGACTAACCAACAATGTGCAGATTATGAAGTGATGATGACGTGTCCCTCCGATTTCTGTCACA TGACAGGTTGCAGGACTCGCTGGTTCGATCTGGATGACCCCACCAGCGATGGCGATTATGAGACCCTCGTCGAGCTGCAACGGGTCAACGCCGCTGAGGTTTGCCCTCAGCCTGTGGCAGTGGAGGCCATGACAACATCTGGCATCCCGGCACATGAGACAGGCGACGTCTTTCAAAT GTACGATGCCACTCACGGCTTTGCTTGTGTGAATCGTGAACAACCGTCGGAGAAGCAATGCCAGGACTACCAAGTCCGATTAACCTGCCCACCCGCCTTCTGCTC